In Blastopirellula sediminis, the following proteins share a genomic window:
- the pnp gene encoding polyribonucleotide nucleotidyltransferase, with translation METTRVEKQIGKLTLSFETGYLAKQAAGACLTQYGDTIVLTAAVSGPSRPGTDFFPLTCDYRERSAAAGKFPGGFIKREGRPTTKEILTSRLIDRPIRPMFPKGFRDEVQVMANVLSSDRQNDGDVLAMNGASAALGISGLPFQGPLAAVRLAYINGEFVVFPTHEELEESELDLIISGNKESVLMIEGFSREMPEDLMLQAIETCHGYIREICDLQLEFIEKAGVKPCTWVEPAPNAAYQPLVDRYYNDFKSAKQTSGKQARAEAVSALKERVKGEMIPDPTAEGAIGEDAFKEAWHDLEERIVRDLILSGTRPDGRDGKTLRHIECKVDVLPRVHGSAVFQRGETQSLVTITLGTSRDEQRVDGLQDEYAKKFMLDYNFPSFSVGECRPIRGPGRREIGHGALAERSVKPVLPGPEEFPYTIRVISDILESNGSSSMASVCAATLGLMAAGVPISNPVAGISVGLVKEGNDFILLTDIIGDEDHYGDMDFKIAGTQNGITGIQLDLKIKGISAEIIKATLEQSRDARIEILRTMLTTISAPKDEPSVWAPRLLSTKINPEKIGLLIGPGGKTIRGIQEETGATIDVQEDGTVLVASSTLEWAEAALARVQAITGEVEVGKIYEGRVTSVKDFGAFVEILPGRDGLCHISELSNEYVGNVNDVVKVGDMLKVKVLLVDEHDRVKLSHKAINAPAGEGNGEPQPAGAGGEGGGGGRGDRGDRGGRGGRGGRGGDRGGRGRRDD, from the coding sequence GTGGAAACTACTCGCGTTGAAAAGCAAATTGGCAAACTGACCCTCTCCTTCGAGACTGGGTATCTAGCGAAACAAGCGGCGGGCGCCTGCCTCACGCAATACGGCGATACGATTGTTTTGACGGCCGCAGTGTCCGGCCCCTCTCGCCCCGGCACCGATTTCTTCCCCCTGACTTGCGACTATCGCGAGCGTTCGGCGGCGGCCGGTAAATTTCCTGGCGGCTTCATCAAGCGTGAAGGTCGTCCGACCACCAAAGAAATTCTGACTTCGCGTTTGATCGATCGTCCGATCCGCCCGATGTTCCCGAAGGGATTCCGCGACGAAGTCCAAGTGATGGCCAACGTTCTCTCCAGCGATCGTCAGAATGACGGCGACGTGCTGGCGATGAACGGCGCCTCGGCGGCTCTCGGCATTTCGGGTCTGCCGTTCCAAGGCCCGCTGGCCGCGGTTCGTCTGGCTTACATCAACGGCGAATTCGTCGTCTTCCCGACCCACGAAGAGTTGGAAGAAAGCGAACTCGACCTGATCATCTCCGGCAACAAAGAGTCGGTCCTGATGATCGAAGGCTTCTCGCGCGAAATGCCGGAAGACCTGATGCTGCAAGCGATCGAAACTTGCCACGGCTACATCCGTGAGATCTGCGACCTGCAGCTTGAATTCATCGAAAAGGCGGGCGTTAAGCCGTGCACTTGGGTTGAGCCCGCGCCGAACGCCGCTTACCAACCGCTGGTTGATCGCTATTACAACGACTTCAAATCCGCCAAGCAGACCTCCGGCAAGCAAGCCCGCGCCGAAGCGGTCAGCGCCTTGAAGGAACGGGTCAAAGGCGAAATGATTCCGGATCCGACCGCCGAAGGCGCGATCGGCGAAGACGCTTTCAAAGAAGCCTGGCACGATCTGGAAGAACGGATCGTTCGCGATCTGATTCTGTCGGGGACTCGCCCGGACGGTCGTGACGGCAAGACCCTGCGTCACATCGAATGCAAGGTCGACGTGCTGCCGCGCGTTCACGGCTCGGCGGTCTTCCAACGTGGCGAAACCCAGTCGCTGGTCACGATCACCCTCGGCACCTCGCGTGACGAACAACGGGTCGACGGCCTGCAGGACGAATACGCCAAGAAGTTCATGCTGGACTACAACTTCCCGTCGTTCTCGGTCGGCGAATGCCGCCCGATCCGTGGTCCGGGCCGACGAGAAATCGGTCACGGCGCCTTGGCCGAACGTAGCGTGAAGCCGGTTCTGCCGGGTCCGGAAGAATTCCCGTACACGATCCGCGTGATCTCGGACATTCTGGAATCGAACGGTTCCAGCTCGATGGCCAGCGTTTGCGCTGCGACCCTCGGTTTGATGGCGGCCGGCGTGCCGATCAGCAACCCGGTTGCCGGGATCTCGGTCGGTCTGGTGAAAGAAGGAAACGACTTCATCCTGCTGACCGACATCATCGGCGACGAAGATCACTACGGCGACATGGACTTCAAGATCGCCGGTACGCAGAACGGCATCACCGGCATCCAGCTCGACCTGAAGATCAAGGGCATCAGCGCCGAGATCATCAAGGCGACCCTGGAGCAGTCGCGTGACGCTCGTATCGAAATCCTCCGCACGATGCTCACCACGATCTCGGCTCCGAAAGATGAGCCGTCGGTCTGGGCGCCTCGCTTGCTGTCGACCAAGATCAACCCCGAGAAGATCGGCCTGTTGATCGGTCCGGGCGGCAAGACGATCCGCGGCATTCAGGAAGAGACCGGCGCGACGATCGACGTTCAAGAAGACGGCACCGTGTTGGTCGCCAGCTCGACGCTGGAATGGGCCGAAGCGGCTCTGGCTCGCGTCCAGGCGATCACCGGCGAAGTCGAAGTCGGCAAGATCTACGAAGGTCGCGTCACTAGCGTGAAGGACTTCGGCGCGTTCGTCGAAATCCTGCCGGGTCGTGACGGTCTGTGCCACATCAGCGAACTGTCGAACGAATACGTCGGCAACGTCAATGACGTCGTCAAAGTCGGCGACATGCTGAAGGTCAAGGTTCTGCTCGTCGACGAGCACGATCGCGTCAAACTGAGCCACAAGGCGATCAACGCCCCGGCTGGCGAAGGGAATGGCGAACCGCAACCGGCTGGCGCCGGCGGCGAAGGTGGCGGCGGCGGTCGTGGCGACCGAGGTGATCGCGGCGGACGCGGCGGTCGCGGCGGACGTGGCGGCGATCGCGGCGGACGTGGTCGTCGTGACGACTAG
- a CDS encoding ComEC/Rec2 family competence protein, whose product MESSHISPPQRRIELNQPLVLIAAALCAGMTADRFCSPGWAPPILILSAALAAWLVCWRNRWEIAGSWFVLLAVAAFGARLHDAAWNRFAADDIAMSVGDAAQPLAIEAVTLDYPIPIPAAPQSPLQNFEQDGAVRLRLQISAVRDGRNWRPAVGKASLLVQAESLSVGAGERVRVFCQAMRIEPPANPGEFDFAAHGRADRVLVSLRTGFGECVERLETPRFSLWSLMAEIRRRVSANLAAQLSPQAAPLADALLLGNRTEVDRRLSDEFVQTGLVHLLAISGLHLGVLVGVVYGVLRLCMFSPRAIAAAVILFAVSYMLLVDMRPPVVRATVLVVVFALGMLAERRVLPWNTLAAALIVVIVWNPADLFRVGPQLSFLAVAVLIWLAPLLDYRIEDPLDRLIAESRPWPVRIMRGGLRTIGAAYLAGFAIWLVALPLIASQFHLISPAALVYSPPLMLVTSVALASGLAVSLIAPWSSWLAAPAALLCDGSLDLLAQGVAAADSLPCGSFWVSGPSLWWTYGWYLLLAVVAIAVRQFSWPLLRGGAILGGWCVVGLLASLLPGSPSSGEELRCTFVSVGHGTSVFVEFPDGSNMLYDCGRLGSPRRATESVSALLWSRGVTHLDAIVISHADGDHYNGVPGLLERFSVGQVYVSPVMFDRETEGLRFLRNSIEEADIPLAMLKAGDRLVVGENASVTVLHPTTRGVLGSDNANSLVLLIEAFGRRILLPGDLETPGMEGVLREEPIDCDLVMAPHHGSAGSDPVRFLAWSTPETVVVSGSAADRGAGLEKRVDFSGPILHTAEQGAIEVRAGRAGLAVFPYK is encoded by the coding sequence GTGGAGTCGTCGCACATCTCGCCGCCGCAACGCCGAATCGAGCTGAATCAGCCGCTTGTGTTGATCGCGGCGGCGCTTTGCGCGGGAATGACGGCCGATCGTTTCTGTTCGCCAGGTTGGGCGCCGCCGATCTTGATCTTGAGTGCGGCGCTGGCGGCGTGGCTGGTCTGTTGGCGCAATCGTTGGGAGATTGCAGGCTCCTGGTTCGTCCTATTGGCCGTCGCCGCGTTTGGCGCACGTTTACACGACGCCGCTTGGAATCGCTTCGCCGCGGATGACATCGCGATGAGCGTCGGCGACGCCGCACAACCGTTGGCGATCGAAGCGGTGACGCTCGACTATCCGATACCAATTCCCGCGGCGCCACAGAGTCCATTGCAGAACTTTGAGCAAGATGGCGCCGTTCGATTGCGGCTGCAGATCAGCGCGGTCCGCGATGGTCGCAACTGGCGACCGGCAGTCGGCAAAGCGTCGCTGCTGGTCCAGGCCGAATCGCTAAGCGTCGGAGCAGGGGAGCGCGTTCGCGTTTTTTGCCAGGCGATGCGAATCGAGCCGCCGGCCAACCCCGGTGAGTTTGACTTCGCAGCGCATGGCCGGGCGGATCGTGTTTTGGTCTCTCTGCGAACTGGATTCGGCGAGTGCGTCGAACGTTTGGAAACGCCGCGGTTTTCGCTCTGGAGTTTGATGGCCGAAATCCGGCGGCGCGTCTCTGCGAATCTGGCGGCACAGTTATCTCCGCAAGCGGCGCCTCTGGCCGATGCGCTACTGCTTGGAAATCGGACCGAGGTCGATCGTCGGTTGTCGGACGAGTTTGTGCAGACCGGGCTGGTGCACTTGCTGGCGATTTCAGGTTTGCACTTGGGCGTGCTGGTTGGCGTCGTCTATGGAGTGTTGCGGCTGTGCATGTTTTCTCCCCGGGCGATCGCGGCGGCGGTGATCTTGTTCGCGGTCAGCTATATGTTGCTGGTCGACATGCGGCCGCCGGTGGTGCGAGCGACCGTGTTGGTCGTCGTTTTTGCGCTGGGAATGTTGGCGGAACGACGCGTCTTGCCATGGAACACGTTGGCGGCGGCGCTGATTGTGGTGATCGTTTGGAACCCGGCCGATCTGTTTCGAGTTGGGCCGCAACTTTCGTTCTTGGCGGTTGCCGTGTTGATCTGGCTTGCGCCGCTGTTGGATTATCGAATTGAAGATCCGCTCGATCGGTTGATTGCGGAGAGTCGACCTTGGCCGGTGCGAATCATGCGCGGTGGACTACGCACGATCGGCGCCGCCTACCTGGCCGGTTTTGCGATCTGGCTGGTAGCACTGCCGCTGATCGCGTCGCAGTTTCATTTGATCTCTCCGGCGGCGCTGGTTTACTCGCCGCCGCTGATGCTGGTGACCTCCGTCGCGCTGGCGTCGGGGCTGGCGGTCAGCCTGATCGCTCCCTGGTCGAGTTGGCTCGCAGCGCCGGCTGCGCTCCTTTGCGATGGTAGTTTGGATTTGCTGGCTCAAGGCGTCGCCGCGGCCGATTCGCTCCCCTGCGGTAGCTTTTGGGTGAGTGGGCCGAGCCTTTGGTGGACTTACGGTTGGTATCTGCTGCTCGCGGTCGTGGCGATTGCGGTGCGACAGTTTAGTTGGCCGCTATTGCGCGGTGGAGCGATCTTGGGCGGTTGGTGTGTGGTCGGTTTGCTGGCGTCGCTTTTGCCGGGAAGTCCGTCGAGCGGCGAGGAGTTGCGCTGCACCTTCGTTTCGGTCGGGCATGGGACGTCGGTCTTCGTTGAATTTCCGGATGGATCGAACATGCTCTACGACTGCGGGCGGTTGGGATCTCCCCGGCGAGCGACCGAATCGGTCTCCGCCCTACTTTGGTCGCGCGGCGTGACCCATCTGGATGCGATCGTCATCTCCCATGCCGACGGCGATCATTACAACGGCGTGCCGGGGCTGCTTGAGCGGTTCTCCGTCGGCCAGGTTTACGTCTCGCCGGTGATGTTCGACCGGGAAACGGAAGGACTGCGCTTTTTGCGCAATTCAATTGAGGAGGCCGATATACCGCTGGCCATGTTGAAGGCAGGGGATCGTCTGGTGGTTGGCGAGAATGCCAGCGTCACGGTTTTGCATCCGACGACGCGGGGAGTCTTGGGGAGCGACAATGCGAACAGCCTGGTCCTGCTGATCGAGGCGTTTGGCCGCCGGATCTTGTTGCCGGGGGATTTGGAGACGCCGGGGATGGAGGGAGTGCTGCGGGAAGAGCCGATCGACTGCGACCTGGTGATGGCCCCGCACCATGGAAGCGCCGGGAGCGATCCAGTCCGGTTTTTGGCCTGGTCGACGCCGGAGACCGTGGTGGTGAGCGGATCGGCGGCTGATCGGGGGGCGGGGCTGGAAAAAAGGGTCGATTTTTCGGGCCCAATTCTGCATACGGCGGAGCAGGGGGCGATTGAGGTCCGGGCCGGCCGAGCTGGGCTCGCGGTATTCCCCTATAAATAG
- a CDS encoding two-component system sensor histidine kinase NtrB — MDGQSSSADNQTINQRLLEQYNEIAQLAGSLAHEIKNPLSVIRMNMDLLAEELDPPQTSAERRALQKTKIVQEQCMRLQNLLDDFLRFARLRQLNLLPGNLNEQVERVLDFVAAQAERQGIEIVRYLDADLPSIDLDAETLYSALLNLVINAIQAMPDGGTLMVRTQETRHGVALGLIDTGCGMNEETALHMFDAFYSTKDGGSGLGLPLARKIIDAHNARIDVQSELGRGTQFTLEFPKPARIGP; from the coding sequence TTGGACGGCCAGTCGTCTTCTGCGGACAACCAGACGATCAACCAGAGGCTGCTCGAGCAGTACAACGAGATCGCGCAGTTAGCGGGCTCGCTGGCGCACGAGATCAAGAATCCTCTCTCGGTCATTCGGATGAACATGGATCTGCTCGCCGAAGAGCTTGATCCGCCGCAAACCTCCGCCGAGCGCCGCGCACTGCAAAAGACGAAGATCGTCCAAGAGCAGTGCATGCGGCTGCAGAATCTGCTCGACGACTTTTTGCGTTTCGCGCGGCTGCGGCAACTCAACCTGTTGCCGGGAAATTTGAACGAGCAGGTCGAACGCGTGCTCGACTTCGTCGCCGCTCAAGCCGAAAGACAAGGGATCGAGATCGTCCGTTATCTTGACGCAGATCTCCCTAGCATCGATCTCGACGCCGAAACGCTCTATTCGGCGCTGCTGAACCTGGTGATCAACGCGATCCAGGCGATGCCGGACGGCGGCACGTTGATGGTCCGAACGCAGGAGACGCGACATGGAGTCGCTCTCGGTCTGATCGATACCGGCTGCGGCATGAACGAGGAGACGGCCCTCCACATGTTCGACGCATTCTATTCGACCAAAGATGGGGGATCGGGGCTCGGTCTGCCGTTGGCTCGCAAGATTATCGACGCCCATAACGCACGAATCGACGTACAAAGCGAGCTGGGACGCGGCACGCAATTTACGCTGGAATTCCCGAAGCCGGCGCGGATCGGCCCGTAA
- the mutL gene encoding DNA mismatch repair endonuclease MutL, with protein sequence MPTIRQLPTSVVNKIAAGEVIERPASVVKELMENSVDAGATRVDVTIEHGGSELVRITDNGCGISEEQLQLSVASHATSKIVDADDLFHVGTLGFRGEALASIAEVSQFRLRSRTPDSDAAAEMYVNGGQIVEVTPCGAAVGTTIEVRNLFFNTPVRKKFLRTTQTEFGHLSEAFTRIALAFPHVHFTLKHGARQIYDLPPSDNWRERLAAFFGDEIATHLIQVDNSDDTIRLSGYVADPKFNRANNKMQFLFLNGRHIRDRALQHALSEAYRGLLLTGRYPIAFLRLQMPPEMVDVNVHPTKLEVRFQDSGRIYSQLLGTLRTKFLSTDLTATYKPIEADDLHGASSGGGNINGHDVETAAKMREELVAWAKGQLPSDTDSPSQRREVQETLDLDFRSPRRQPLELSRFDRDALQSGPPALQRNGQPTVESARIDQPHEAPSGPTPGRALQLHRRYLVTETPEGMVVIDQHALHERILYEEFREKALAGRLETQSLLAPETMHLSPSEYSAVMEAQEPLAKLGFQVESFGGDTILISSYPAILDRRKPSDTLREMIDHLVGDGKRPDRRDLLDELLHMMSCKAAIKAGDRLSAEEIDALLELRHLCQDAHHCPHGRPTSLVFTKEELDRRFERI encoded by the coding sequence ATGCCGACAATTCGCCAATTGCCGACCAGCGTGGTCAATAAGATCGCCGCAGGGGAAGTGATCGAACGCCCCGCCAGCGTCGTCAAAGAGCTGATGGAAAACTCGGTCGACGCCGGCGCGACGCGCGTTGACGTTACAATCGAGCATGGCGGCAGCGAACTTGTCCGCATCACCGACAACGGCTGCGGCATCTCTGAAGAGCAGTTGCAACTCTCGGTCGCGTCGCACGCGACCAGCAAGATCGTCGACGCGGACGATCTGTTCCATGTTGGGACGCTTGGGTTCCGCGGCGAAGCTTTGGCGTCGATCGCCGAAGTGAGTCAGTTCCGTCTTCGCAGCCGTACGCCGGACTCCGACGCCGCCGCCGAGATGTACGTCAACGGCGGTCAGATCGTGGAAGTGACGCCGTGCGGCGCCGCCGTCGGTACGACGATCGAAGTTCGCAACCTCTTCTTCAACACGCCGGTGCGGAAGAAGTTTTTGCGAACGACGCAGACCGAGTTCGGCCATTTGAGCGAAGCGTTTACGCGTATCGCGCTCGCCTTTCCGCATGTCCACTTCACGCTGAAGCATGGGGCTCGCCAGATCTACGATCTGCCGCCGAGCGACAATTGGCGCGAACGGCTAGCGGCCTTCTTCGGCGATGAGATCGCAACGCATCTGATCCAGGTCGACAACTCGGACGATACGATTCGCCTGTCAGGCTACGTCGCCGATCCGAAGTTCAATCGCGCCAACAACAAGATGCAGTTCCTGTTCTTGAACGGCCGCCACATTCGCGATCGCGCTTTGCAACATGCGTTGTCGGAAGCGTATCGCGGCTTGCTGCTGACCGGACGCTATCCGATCGCCTTCTTGCGGTTGCAGATGCCGCCGGAGATGGTCGACGTCAACGTTCACCCGACGAAGCTGGAAGTTCGTTTCCAGGACAGCGGCCGGATCTACAGTCAGCTGCTCGGGACCCTCCGGACAAAGTTTCTCTCGACCGACCTGACCGCGACCTACAAGCCGATCGAAGCGGACGATCTGCATGGCGCGTCGAGCGGCGGCGGCAACATCAACGGCCACGACGTCGAAACGGCCGCCAAGATGCGGGAAGAACTGGTCGCGTGGGCGAAAGGGCAATTGCCGTCCGATACCGATTCCCCCAGCCAGCGCCGCGAAGTGCAGGAGACGCTCGATCTCGATTTCCGCTCGCCGCGGCGTCAGCCGCTGGAACTGAGCCGCTTCGATCGGGATGCCCTGCAGAGCGGTCCTCCGGCGCTGCAGCGGAATGGGCAACCGACGGTCGAATCAGCCCGGATTGATCAGCCGCACGAGGCGCCCTCCGGTCCGACCCCGGGCCGCGCACTACAATTACATCGTCGCTACCTGGTGACTGAAACGCCGGAAGGGATGGTGGTTATCGATCAGCATGCGCTCCACGAGCGGATCCTGTACGAAGAATTCCGGGAGAAGGCGCTGGCCGGCCGTCTGGAGACGCAGAGCCTGCTCGCTCCCGAAACGATGCATTTGTCGCCGTCGGAATACTCGGCGGTGATGGAGGCCCAAGAGCCGCTGGCGAAACTTGGGTTCCAGGTCGAATCCTTTGGGGGGGATACGATCCTGATTAGCAGCTATCCGGCCATCCTCGATCGGCGCAAACCAAGCGACACATTGCGAGAAATGATCGATCATTTGGTGGGGGACGGTAAACGCCCCGATCGCCGTGACTTGCTGGACGAATTGCTGCATATGATGTCCTGCAAAGCGGCCATTAAGGCGGGAGATCGCCTTTCGGCCGAAGAAATCGACGCCTTGTTAGAACTGCGGCACCTGTGCCAAGACGCCCATCATTGCCCGCACGGTCGCCCCACTTCGCTGGTTTTTACGAAAGAAGAGCTTGATCGGCGCTTTGAGAGGATTTGA
- a CDS encoding FMN-binding glutamate synthase family protein, giving the protein MWTLTILCVIVVIAAGITAYDLWQTKHAILKNFPIVGHFRYWLEAIGPELRQYIVTSNNEERPFSRDQRTWVYASSKRENNYFGFGTDDDLESSPNHLIIKHAAFPIHDPHPGEKDFDQEFRIPCAKVMGAYRGRRLAFRPKSVVNVSGMSFGSLSGPAIEALNIGSKLAGCWHNTGEGGISPYHLRGGDLVYQIGTGYFGCRDSHGNFDLGKFKEVVAANPVRAVEIKLSQGAKPGVGGFLPSAKITEEISRIRGIPRGRDCASPSNHTAFGNVDEMLDFVEMLADASGVPVGIKSAVGELHFWTDLAELMARTHRGVDFVTIDGGEGGTGAAPLVFADHVALPFKIGFGRVYREFVKFDLHHHVVFNGSGKLGFPETGLFAMALGCDTISVAREAMLSIGCIQAQRCHTGHCPAGVATQNWWLKRGLDPTLKSFRVANYVATLRKELLRLSRACGVVHPSLVTLDHFDVLDDRLQAIAATTLFDHRAEWGLPSAEDQATIREIMTAPVSERDTLVKGIVSHVRRPELVQSST; this is encoded by the coding sequence ATGTGGACCCTCACTATTTTATGCGTGATCGTCGTCATTGCCGCCGGTATCACGGCGTATGACCTCTGGCAGACCAAGCACGCCATTTTGAAAAACTTTCCGATCGTCGGTCACTTCCGCTATTGGCTGGAAGCGATTGGGCCGGAACTGCGTCAGTACATCGTCACCAGCAACAACGAGGAGCGTCCCTTCAGTCGCGATCAGCGGACTTGGGTTTACGCCTCGTCGAAGCGCGAAAACAACTACTTTGGCTTCGGGACCGATGACGACCTTGAGTCGTCTCCCAACCATTTGATCATCAAGCACGCCGCGTTTCCAATTCACGATCCGCATCCGGGCGAAAAAGATTTCGATCAAGAGTTCCGGATTCCGTGCGCGAAAGTGATGGGCGCCTATCGCGGACGTCGTTTGGCGTTTCGTCCCAAGAGCGTCGTCAACGTCTCGGGCATGAGCTTTGGTTCGCTCAGCGGACCGGCGATCGAAGCGCTCAACATCGGCAGCAAGCTGGCCGGTTGCTGGCACAACACCGGCGAAGGTGGGATCAGTCCCTATCACCTTCGCGGCGGCGATCTGGTGTATCAGATCGGGACCGGCTACTTCGGCTGCCGCGATTCGCACGGCAACTTCGACCTTGGCAAGTTCAAGGAAGTGGTCGCGGCGAATCCGGTTCGCGCCGTTGAAATTAAACTGAGCCAAGGCGCCAAGCCGGGCGTCGGCGGCTTTCTGCCGTCGGCCAAGATCACCGAAGAGATTTCGCGGATTCGCGGTATTCCGCGCGGTCGCGACTGTGCGAGCCCGTCGAATCATACGGCGTTCGGCAATGTCGACGAGATGCTCGACTTTGTCGAAATGCTGGCTGACGCTTCCGGCGTTCCGGTCGGCATCAAGTCGGCGGTGGGCGAACTCCACTTCTGGACCGACCTGGCCGAGCTGATGGCGCGCACGCATCGCGGCGTCGACTTCGTCACGATCGACGGGGGCGAAGGGGGAACCGGCGCCGCGCCGCTCGTCTTCGCCGATCACGTGGCGTTGCCGTTCAAGATTGGTTTCGGTCGCGTCTATCGCGAGTTTGTGAAGTTCGATCTGCACCATCACGTTGTGTTCAACGGTTCGGGCAAGCTCGGCTTCCCGGAAACTGGCTTGTTCGCGATGGCCCTGGGGTGCGATACGATTTCGGTCGCTCGCGAAGCGATGCTTTCGATCGGCTGCATCCAGGCGCAGCGTTGCCATACCGGACATTGCCCGGCCGGCGTCGCGACGCAAAACTGGTGGCTGAAGCGCGGGCTTGATCCGACGCTGAAATCGTTCCGCGTCGCAAACTATGTGGCGACCTTGCGGAAAGAGTTGCTTCGTCTGAGCCGGGCCTGCGGCGTGGTTCATCCTTCGCTGGTGACGCTCGACCACTTTGACGTGCTCGACGATCGTCTCCAGGCGATCGCGGCGACGACGTTGTTCGATCATCGGGCTGAGTGGGGTTTGCCCAGTGCCGAGGATCAAGCGACGATTCGTGAGATCATGACGGCGCCGGTCAGCGAACGGGACACGCTGGTGAAAGGGATTGTGAGCCACGTCCGACGTCCGGAACTGGTTCAGTCTTCGACGTAA
- the rpsO gene encoding 30S ribosomal protein S15: protein MSITKEKKQEVIQGFQRSGEDTGSPEVQIAVLTTRINNLTEHMRTHKHDYATRRGLLMMVSRRRRLLDYVKRHDPEKYLELLAQLNIRK from the coding sequence ATGTCGATCACGAAAGAAAAGAAACAAGAGGTCATTCAAGGGTTCCAGCGTTCGGGCGAAGATACCGGATCGCCTGAAGTGCAGATCGCGGTGTTGACGACGCGGATCAACAACCTGACCGAGCACATGCGGACCCACAAGCACGACTACGCGACGCGCCGCGGGCTGCTGATGATGGTTAGCCGCCGTCGTCGTCTGCTCGACTACGTGAAGCGTCACGACCCGGAAAAGTACTTGGAACTGCTCGCGCAGCTCAACATCCGCAAGTAG
- a CDS encoding sigma-54-dependent transcriptional regulator, whose product MTGEHPKSESTEIAPINHGAFRVLIVDNDKAHAMTMCESLERVGYPCVVATSGPEGIERIERDDFEIVITDLVMNEVDGIGVLKKAKSDLPECEVIVVTGHGTISIAVEAMQQGAFNFLEKPLTPDKLRAAVARAAETVQLRQTNTDLLQRLDERFGFEGLIFADARMGHVVDRLKRISPTDASVLIQGETGVGKELVAQAIHQNSPRKNKPFVPLNCAELSEHLLESELFGHAKGAYTDAATERVGRFEYANGGTLFLDEVGDMPMATQVKLLRVLESGEITRVGENKPIKINVRLLSATNCNLEDAISRGAFRSDLYYRLRIVTVMVPPLRERRDDIIPLMDHFRRQFAKRHGKAVKGIDKAVVKRFYQFDWPGNVRQLRNLVESMVVLDLDGVLGIDDLPEELMDEADYVVHPVALPPPTSSSSSTAIAAVEADGHVGLLDLVGQPMNEVEKRFIAETLKFTNQNREEAAKMLQIGERTLYRKIKEYNLRGDN is encoded by the coding sequence ATGACCGGAGAGCACCCCAAGTCCGAATCTACTGAGATCGCACCGATCAATCACGGAGCGTTTCGGGTCTTGATTGTCGACAACGACAAAGCGCACGCGATGACGATGTGCGAGAGCCTGGAGCGTGTCGGCTATCCCTGCGTGGTCGCGACCAGCGGCCCGGAAGGGATCGAGCGAATCGAGCGTGACGACTTCGAGATCGTCATTACCGACCTGGTCATGAACGAGGTCGACGGCATCGGCGTCTTGAAGAAGGCGAAGAGCGATCTGCCCGAGTGCGAAGTGATCGTCGTCACCGGGCACGGCACGATTTCGATCGCGGTCGAAGCGATGCAGCAGGGAGCGTTCAACTTCCTGGAAAAGCCGCTGACCCCCGACAAGTTGCGAGCCGCCGTCGCACGCGCCGCCGAGACGGTGCAGCTGCGACAGACGAACACCGATCTGCTCCAGCGACTGGACGAGCGGTTCGGCTTTGAAGGGTTGATCTTCGCCGACGCGCGGATGGGGCATGTCGTTGATCGCTTGAAGCGAATCTCGCCGACGGACGCCAGCGTGTTGATCCAAGGAGAGACCGGCGTCGGTAAAGAGCTGGTCGCTCAGGCGATTCATCAAAACAGCCCGCGTAAGAACAAGCCGTTCGTACCGCTCAACTGTGCGGAACTGAGCGAGCACTTGCTCGAAAGCGAACTGTTCGGTCACGCCAAAGGCGCTTACACCGACGCGGCGACTGAACGAGTCGGCCGTTTTGAGTACGCCAACGGCGGCACTCTTTTTCTGGACGAAGTCGGCGATATGCCAATGGCGACCCAGGTGAAGTTGCTCCGCGTGCTGGAGTCAGGCGAGATCACTCGCGTCGGCGAAAACAAACCGATCAAGATCAACGTCCGCTTGCTCTCGGCGACCAACTGCAACTTGGAAGATGCGATCAGCCGTGGTGCGTTTCGTAGCGACCTTTACTATCGTCTCCGAATCGTCACGGTGATGGTTCCGCCGCTGCGAGAACGGCGCGACGACATCATTCCGCTGATGGATCATTTCCGCCGGCAGTTCGCCAAGCGGCATGGCAAAGCGGTGAAGGGGATCGACAAGGCGGTCGTCAAACGGTTCTACCAATTCGACTGGCCCGGCAACGTCCGTCAGTTGCGTAACCTGGTCGAGAGCATGGTCGTCTTGGATTTGGACGGCGTGCTGGGGATCGACGATTTGCCGGAAGAGTTGATGGACGAAGCGGACTACGTGGTTCATCCGGTGGCGTTGCCGCCGCCGACTTCCTCTTCCTCCTCCACGGCCATTGCGGCGGTCGAAGCGGATGGACACGTCGGGCTGTTGGATCTGGTCGGTCAGCCGATGAACGAGGTGGAGAAGCGATTCATCGCTGAGACGCTGAAGTTCACGAATCAAAACCGCGAAGAAGCGGCCAAAATGTTGCAGATCGGCGAGCGGACGCTGTATCGCAAAATCAAAGAATACAATCTTCGCGGCGATAACTAG